AATTCGAGCTTTGCCCGATCGATCCACTGGTTTTCCTTTCTGAATCTCGTCCATCCCAGCGTGTGTGAAAGAATCGAATCGGGATCTTTCTTCTGGTATTCCACAGAGACACCAGAGAAAGGCCCGTTGTACGCGGGCCACTTCCAGAAGGTCTGTCCCTCAACGCACATACTCTCATTCCACGGAAACGGATCCAGAACGACTTCTGTGTTCGGTTTCTGGTAAATTCCTTTCATTCCAAGCTCATCCCCATAGAACACGAGAGGAACTCCCGGGAGAGTGAAAAGAATGGAAATCGAAAGTTTGATCTTTTCTTTGCTGAAGCCTCCTTCAAAGCTTGCAAGCCTTGACATGTCGTGATTCGAAGTAAAATTCACCGGGAGGTAGTCTTTGCCGACAACGGCCCTTTCGATCGACTCTATCAGAACTCTTGTGTTCTCTTTCCATACAGCTTCCTTTATACAGTGGGATGTGTCAAAGTTGAGCATGTAGCCAAATATTCTGCCGTGTTCATCCACCATTCTGGCCTCTGCCCATATTTCCGCGAGGAAGATGCCCTTCAAATCGGAAAGAAAGTACTTCCAGAAGCGAACGTTCTGTTCGATCGTGTCCCTCATGTGCTTTGCTGCGTCGAACCTGAAACCATCCACTCCCATATCAAGAAGGTGGAGAACCAGCTTTTTCATTTCATCGAATACCTGTGGGTTGTCGTAGTTCAAATCGGGTGAAAAAGGTCCAAAGAGTCCTCTGTAGAACCTTCCATCTTCCAGGGGATGCCAGATCTTTTCTCCATCCCACTCTCTTCTCTCGTCCAGATCCGTCTCTTTGTTTGCCCATACGTAGTAATCTCTGTAGTGTGGATCTCCTTTCAGCGCCTTCTGGAACCACGTGTGGAGAAAGCCTGTGTGATGGATGGGAAGGTCAAGAACGACTTTTATTCCGCTGTCGTGGAACGCCTCGAGCATCTCTTTGAACTCTCTCACGCTACCGTACTCAGCTTTGAAAGAATAAAAATCCACCACGTCGTACCCGTGAAAAGATATGGAGGAAAAAACAGGCATGAGCCAGACAAAGTCAATCCCCAGTTCTTTCAGGTAGGAAACAGCGTTTTTCAATCCCCTGAAATCTCCCACACCGTCGAGGTTTCCATCCCTGAAAGATCTCACGTAGATCTGATAGCCTATCATCCCTCTATCCTCCTTGGCTCAACAAGAATGGTTTTGTAGTTCGTGTATATCACCATACCGGGTTTGAACCCCTTAGGTTTTCTTACATATTTTATAAACGTGTAATCGACCGACACTTTCCCGGAGTTTTTTCCCTTCGAGTAACCGGCTGCGAGACTCGCCGCATACTCCACGACTTCCTGAGGCACCTCCTTTCCTTCTGTCTTCACCACAACGTGAGCTCCCGGCATTTCATGAGCGTGGAACCACAGGTCCTCCTTCGAGGAAGTTCTCACGAGTTCATCGTTCTGTTTGTTGTTTCTTCCTATGAGAATTTTGAATCCGCCGTAGTACACCTCTCTGAAACGGGTTTTCTTTGATTTTTGTTTTTTCGTTTTCCTCTCTTTCAGGAGTCCAAATTCTCTCATTTCTTCTTCTATCTCTTCGAGTGTTTCCAGATCTTCCGCGTCTTCGATCGTCTGCCACAGCTGATAGAGATACTCTTTTTCCCGCTGTATCTCTTCGAGCCGTTTTTCTACCTGTTCTTTCTTTCTCTGCAGTTTTTTGTAGGTATTGTAGAACTTCTGAGCCGTCTGGGCAGGATCTTTTCCCACATCCACAACGATCTTTTCGTTTGTCTCCCAGTCCGTGAGTTCGACCTCTCCGGATTTTCCCTTTATACTCCAGAGGTTCTGAACGATGAGATCGCCGAGTTTTTTGTATCTTTCGGCTTTCTCTGCTTCGGAAAGTTCCCTCGAAAGTTTTTCTTCAAGATCCTCCAGATCTTCAATTCTATTCACAACCACTTTGATAAAACGATTTTTGGTGTTTTCAAAGGTGGATTTTTCTTCTTTCCATCTCACAAATTCGTTGATACCCTCGGAGGGTTTTTCAAAGTACCTTTCTTTGGGGCCCAGCATGGTGAACCTGAAGGCAGAAACTTCCACAGGGTGTGAAGCTTCGTAATAAACAAACACCCCCGGGAGTTCCAGCTCCTTTTTTATCTCCTCAAGAACTTCGAGTATCTTCCCTCGATTCACAGACCTCCACGGAGTATTCAGCTCGTAGCCGGTTCTGTGGATCAACTCCTCCACGGAGGCGGGAGAAAAGCCTTCAAGAAGTGAAAGGAGAACGTTTCGAATCGTTTTTTCACTCTCTGGGGGAAGTTCTTTCAATTCAAAAATAGATAACTTTCCAGAGGGAAAAATCACGAACTCCCTTCCGGGGAGGATTTCTCTCTTTTTCGTTACAATGCGTCTGTGTGCGTCAACGATTCTCCCGTCTCTGACCAGTATCATGTTCGAGTGGATCCCCATTATTTCGATGTAGAGATCTTTTTGAACGATTCCCTCTATCTCATCGAATTTCTCGAAGGAAAACCGCAGTGTTCTGTCCATCCCAATTTGTTCTACCTTTAGAAGTTTCGCACCTTTCAGTTCCTTTCTCAGAAGCATCGTGAACGAAGAGGGCATCTTCTCCGATGCCTCTTCTTTTTCAGCGATCGTTACATGGGAAACATCGGGTCTCAAACACACCCGAACGGTCGCACTTCTGAAAAGAAAATAATAATCAACCGTTGTTGGTTGATAGATCTGCCTCAAGTGTTCTCCTTCGAGTTCCTTTAACTCTCTGACTGCTTTGTGCAGAAGCAACCCATCGAAGGGCATATCAATCGACCTCTATACCGAATTTTTCTATGATCTCAAACACTTTCTTTATATCCTCCGCGTGCTCTTCGTTTCCACCGGGGGTTTCCAGGATCCACGGAACTTCCTGGATCTCTTTGAAGGAGAAAAACACGGCAAAACCTTCTTCACCTATGAATCCGCTTCCTATTCTTTCGTGTCTGTCTTTTGCCGCTCCGAGGGGGTATTTAGAATCGTTCAGGTGTATCATCTTGAGTCTTTCCAGGCCAAACAGGGTTTCTATTTCGTTTAGCAAGGCTTCGACACCCTCCTTTTTTGTGATGTCGTATCCAGAGTCGAACCCGTGACACGTATCGTAGGTGACAGCCACACGGTCTTTTTGATCGACGAGATCTCTGATCTTCTTTAGCTGTTCCAATTTGTATCCGATATTTCCTCCTTTTTGTGAAACGTTCTCAAGGAGAATTACCACACCTTCGGTGTTGTTCAGCACTTCGTTCAGTCCTCTTACTATTCTGTCTATTCCCTCTTCCTCTCCTGTCCCGAGATGGCTTCCGGGGTGAATGTTCAGATACCTTATACCCAGCTTTCTGCAAATTTCCACTTCTTTTTTCAAAAGTTCAACGGATTTCTGCCAGATGTCCTCCTTTGGACTGGCAAGGTTTATGAGGTATCCACTGTGACAGAACGCATTTTCCCAGTCGATACCGTTTTTTTTCATTTCCCTTTTGAATTTCGTGGCGACCTCGTCAGAAGGGAGTTTTGCACCCCAGGACCGGGCGTTGTGCGGGAAGATCTGGAAGGAGTTCCCCCCAATGTTCACTGTGTCTTGTGGTACCCTGTCAAATCCTTTCGAGATGGGCATGTGAGCTCCTATTTTTATCATGCTTCTTACCCCTTTCCCGCGGTGATATAATGAAACAGTGCATGGAGGTGACATCGTGTGGATCACCGCACTCGTTGTTCTCGGATTCACTCTATATTCATTTTACACCTGGGCGTTTCTTGTTCGTCACAGAAAGATCATCTCGTACATAGAAAGGGATATTTTGGAGTTGGAAGAAAGAGAGAAGCTCTTCAGAAGAGAAGTTGCCTCAGGAAATGACTTTGTCAAAGAAAAATACGAGAAAATTCTGAAGCTCCTTGAAAGGGCCAAGGAAGACTACAACTTTGAGGTAGAGAAATTCAACAGGAAACTCAAATCACCTCTTTATTTCATACCTGCAAAGCTTTTTGGAGAGGTTCCCTTGGAGAAGAAAGATTAAATTTTCTTTTTGCGCTCTTTCCATATCTTTTCCGCCTCTTCTAAGGAAATCTTTTCTTCCCAGAACAGCCAGGGCTTCCTGTGTGAGATCTTTTCCACCACCTTCTGAATGGCACTTTCAAGGTCTATTCCGTAATCTCTCTGTGCCACTGCTGCCACGAGAAGCGCGTCGTAGATGAGATCTCCTATCTCTTCCTCGAGATTTACGAGGTCGTTTTTCTTCACAGCTTCAGCGACTTCTTCTATTTCAGAAGCGAGGGCTTCAAGCAGAGTTTCAATGCTCTGTTTCTCTAACCAAGGGCACTTTCTCAAACTTCTTTCGATGATTTCAAGAAGTCTCTCTACCATCCCTTGACCTCCTCCCAATCCCCTGAAGGGGATGGGACTTTTGGTGGCTCTCAGGCCACCTTCCATGGAGCCAAAGATGCTCCATGGCCACAGAGGTGTGGATGAAACCTCACACCTCTGACGGGGGCCAAGCCCGCTACTACCTGGCCTGTGCCAGGATACCTTTTCCAGATGTTGATTGCTCCAACTCCGTCCCTGTGATACTCAAAACCACAGGCTTTGCAGTGGTATCTTCTTCCATTCGGCTTGTTCTTTGCACCACAGACAGGGCACGTCTTGCTCGTGTTCGCTTCTGAAATGAGTTCCACTTCGATTCCGAACTGCTCTGCTTTGTACCTTATCATCTCGATGAGTTTTCTGAACTGCCACTGGTGGATCTTCTGGTTCGCGTTGTCGCTGTAGTCCGCTCTTTCTCTGATCCCTGTGACGTCTCCTATCACGATGGTTCTGATTTGTTTTCTGAGGCACAGTCCGATGAAACTGCTTGTGATCTTGTGCATGATGTCGTTGATCTGGTTTCTGAGCCGTCTCAGGACTCTTTTCTTTGCACGAACAAGCTTGTTGTACCTTCTTGATCCCTTCTTGCACTCTGCTATGGCAGACTGAAAACTTGCAAGGCGTTTGTTTCGATAGCGAAGAACACTGCTGAGGACTCCTCCGTGGTAGCTGATGACTTCTTTTCCATCAAAGCACGTGATGGGACGGAGCACTCCAAGGTCGACCGCCATAACACCAGAGCCAGCATTCTTCTCTTCAATCTCCACCTCTATCGCAAGGTGGAGATAGTATCCATCTTCAAAGACAAGTCTTGCCTGTTTGATGCGAAGGGGAGGTTTGAGAGGTGTTTGTACAACAAATGGTTCTCGTTCTTTGCCCAAAGACAGTCTTAGGGTACCGTCTGGCAGAAGTTTTACAGCGCTTTCTTTCCATATGAACGGCAGATAGCGTTTTTTCTTGTGGGGAGGTTTTGCATCTTGATTCTTTTTGGCTGCTTTGAAGTACCCTTTGAGGGCTTGAAAGTAGAGCTGAACAAATGTCTGCTTTGAATGGACGTGGATTTTGATGTTTTCTGCCCAGCGGAGGATGTATTTGTCTGCGGTGGGCCAGGACAGCCAGAAGCCTTTCTTTCGGTGTATCTTTCGCACAAGAGACATCGTTTTGTTGTAGATTCTTGCTGCTGTGCGGTTGAGTTCTTCGCATGTTTGACTCAGGTGTCCTGGTACGGCGAGTTTGTAGGTTCGTATCACACGTCTTGACATTCCTCGATGTACCTCCTGATAGTTTCTTCAGAGGCATTACCAGCTGTTCCAACGTAGTAACTTCGAGCCCAAAGGCCCTCTTTGGTTCTAAGCTCTGGAAATTTCTCCAGCAGTTTCCTCGCTGAAACACCCTTGAATAGGTTTGCTATCTCAGCCGGTGAAAATCTCGGAGGCGCCGATACAAACAAATGAACATGATCAGGCTGAATAGAGAGGGCCAGTATTTCTATTCCGTGTTGTTTTGCTGTGTTGCGGAGTATTCGTTCAAGTTCTTCAGCTATGGAGCCGACCAGGATTTTTCTGCGGTATTTAGGTATCCACACAAAATGATAGTTCAGATTATAATGACTCCACCTTGTCTTCTTGATATGCATACCTATCACCACATTCAATTATATCATAAGATAATTAACACCACAACAAACCTATCCCCCTGAAGGGGGATAGTAAGTGGTTGGGGTTCTGTCATTCTATTTGCTTTTAGAATCAGCTCTTTTGTTTCCATGCTCAAAATTTCTTTCAATTTCATCACGCTCCTAAATTCGATGAATTCTATAATATATTATAGGAAGTTCTTAAAATTTGCATCACAAAAAGGAGGTGAGAGTATGAAAATCGGATTCCTCAGCAGATGGGGTGCCACGTGCGGTGTGGGGATGCACGCAGAGATACTTGCAAGAGAGTTCATCAGAATGGGACACGAAGTTGTGGTCTTTGCACCAACAGAAGAGAGTGCCAGCAAGGAAGTTAAATACTACAAAAGAACGGAAGCCCAGGATCCGGAGTTCGTGAAGAGAGAGATCTACACGGAAGTGGACAACGTAACAGAGGAGGGCTGGGTGAAAGAAGAAGAGATTTTAAAGGAAAACCTGGACCTGCTCATAATAGAAACCTTCTGGAGAGTTCCGGTAAAACCACTCACCAGGCTCATAGAAAAGCTGAAGATTCCGGTTATTTCCGTTTTCCATGAAGCAAACATCTTCAAAGCAAGAGAAGTGGTGAAACTGCCCTGCGATAAAATCGTGGTTTTCGATAGAAGGTTTTACGATGAGATTCTGGAGTTTTACGAGATCCCCCGGGAAAAGGTCGAAGTGATCAGCTACCCGGTTATGAAACCCTACGATGTGGAACCAGAAAGACCCGTCAGTGAAGACAAGTTCCTGTTCTTTTCGTTTGGAAGACAACCCGTCGAAGAATACTGTGACTTCCTCAACGCCCTGAAAAAACTCAGAAAGAGATTCGACAACGTTCACTACTGGATCATCAGGTCAGATGGAAGGGTGGATTACGAGGCTGAGTGGATCACTCAGTGGCAGAAAAGACCAACCGTCGAAAAACTCTACAGTTATCTGAAGGGATCGAACGTACACCTTCTACCAAAAGGAAACACTCCGAACGTTGTTGTGTCTTCTACCCTGTATCAGATCATAGCGAGTGAAACCCCCATCGTCATAAGAGACAGTAGATTCGTTGAAACCATAGAGACCGACGCGTACGGATTCGGCCCCATCGTGAAGTACAGAAATATTCACGATCTGGTTCACAAGCTCGAGCTTTTGATGCTGGACAGAGAGCAGGTCGAGGATATCAAGAAAGAAGTGAGGGTTTTTGTGGAAAAGTACGGCGGTGACAAGATCGCTCAGGAATTCCTGGATCTTGCAAAGACCATCACCAAATGAGGGGGTAGCCTCCTCATTTTTTCACCAGCACCCTTATAACCCCGGGGATTATTGAAAAGAAAATCTTCTTGGCCCAGAAAGATTCACCATCGAATTCCACCGGTTCATCTCTTTGAAACTCCACCACCACCTTTTTCGCCTGATAACCCTCCACCCCGGGATGTTCCAACAGCTTTCCGTTGAACACCCTGTGCAGGTTAGCCAGGATTCTCAACTTTCCTATGTCGTTTATCACTGTCACAGCAAGAAGGCCGTCGTCTGGCACAGCGTGGGGAAGTTGGTTCATGCCTCCTCCATTGTATTTACAGATCCCAACGTTCATGGAAAAAACCCTCTTCTCCCACACCTTTTCATCGATCTGGATCCTGGCAGTAGGGGGATCGTATTCGATGATAGAGGAGAAAATCCTCGAGAAGTAAGAAACGCGGTTCTTCCTCTTGAGAAGGTTGGTCCTGTAGGTCACAAATCCGTCGAAGAAAAGGCCTGCAACATTCACGAACGCGCGCTTTTCTATCTCTCCGCTCGCTTTTTCGTATTCACCTACTCCCAGATCCTGAACGAATTCTTTTCCATCTTTCAATGTTTTGATCGCTTCTTCGATCTCAAGAGAAACGCCGATCGTTCTCGCCCAGTCTTTGCCGCTTCCGAACGGTATCCACCCGAAGACAACTTCTCTTAAATCGTATCCGTTCAAGAAGATCCCGTTTACCACCTCGTTTACCGTTCCATCTCCACCGAACGCTGCTATTCTTCTGTATCCCTCTTTGAAAGCCTTCTTTGAAATTTCCATCGCGCGACCTGGCCTTTTTGTGAAGGCAACCTTGTGATCTATCCCGTGTTTCTTCAGAAGATCTTCGACCCTGTCCCAGATTTTTCCAGCTCTTCCTCCACCCGCAGCGGGATTGTAGATCAGGAATACCATGTTCATCCCCTTCCGATCAGAGCAAGCAGAATAGATACAGCAAAGGCTCCAAGACTCACAGAGAGAAACTGCCATCCTTTTTTATCGTAGAACTTTTTCTTTTGATTCTGCTTCTTCTTTATAGCACGTGTTCCAAGATCGAAAAACACTATCGCGATGAACAAAAGTCCAAAACCGGCAAAGAACAGAAAATCCGATACAAATCTCAAAGTCTCACCTCCGCAGGGGATATTCTACCAAAAAAAGGGCAGGAAATCCCTGCCCTTCTTTAGTGTTTCTGATTCCTTTACTCAATAAGGCTTCAAGGATTCTTTATAGATTGCTTCCACCAGATTCTCATCTACTTTCATTGGTGCCAAATTCAGCAGAAGATCTAATGCAGGAGTTTCAAAAGCAAGCCTTACAA
Above is a genomic segment from Thermotoga sp. Mc24 containing:
- the mgt gene encoding 4-alpha-glucanotransferase encodes the protein MIGYQIYVRSFRDGNLDGVGDFRGLKNAVSYLKELGIDFVWLMPVFSSISFHGYDVVDFYSFKAEYGSVREFKEMLEAFHDSGIKVVLDLPIHHTGFLHTWFQKALKGDPHYRDYYVWANKETDLDERREWDGEKIWHPLEDGRFYRGLFGPFSPDLNYDNPQVFDEMKKLVLHLLDMGVDGFRFDAAKHMRDTIEQNVRFWKYFLSDLKGIFLAEIWAEARMVDEHGRIFGYMLNFDTSHCIKEAVWKENTRVLIESIERAVVGKDYLPVNFTSNHDMSRLASFEGGFSKEKIKLSISILFTLPGVPLVFYGDELGMKGIYQKPNTEVVLDPFPWNESMCVEGQTFWKWPAYNGPFSGVSVEYQKKDPDSILSHTLGWTRFRKENQWIDRAKLEFLCKEDKFLVYRLYDDQHSLKVFHNLSGEEVVFEGVKMKPYKTEVV
- a CDS encoding Rqc2 family fibronectin-binding protein → MPFDGLLLHKAVRELKELEGEHLRQIYQPTTVDYYFLFRSATVRVCLRPDVSHVTIAEKEEASEKMPSSFTMLLRKELKGAKLLKVEQIGMDRTLRFSFEKFDEIEGIVQKDLYIEIMGIHSNMILVRDGRIVDAHRRIVTKKREILPGREFVIFPSGKLSIFELKELPPESEKTIRNVLLSLLEGFSPASVEELIHRTGYELNTPWRSVNRGKILEVLEEIKKELELPGVFVYYEASHPVEVSAFRFTMLGPKERYFEKPSEGINEFVRWKEEKSTFENTKNRFIKVVVNRIEDLEDLEEKLSRELSEAEKAERYKKLGDLIVQNLWSIKGKSGEVELTDWETNEKIVVDVGKDPAQTAQKFYNTYKKLQRKKEQVEKRLEEIQREKEYLYQLWQTIEDAEDLETLEEIEEEMREFGLLKERKTKKQKSKKTRFREVYYGGFKILIGRNNKQNDELVRTSSKEDLWFHAHEMPGAHVVVKTEGKEVPQEVVEYAASLAAGYSKGKNSGKVSVDYTFIKYVRKPKGFKPGMVIYTNYKTILVEPRRIEG
- a CDS encoding deoxyribonuclease IV is translated as MIKIGAHMPISKGFDRVPQDTVNIGGNSFQIFPHNARSWGAKLPSDEVATKFKREMKKNGIDWENAFCHSGYLINLASPKEDIWQKSVELLKKEVEICRKLGIRYLNIHPGSHLGTGEEEGIDRIVRGLNEVLNNTEGVVILLENVSQKGGNIGYKLEQLKKIRDLVDQKDRVAVTYDTCHGFDSGYDITKKEGVEALLNEIETLFGLERLKMIHLNDSKYPLGAAKDRHERIGSGFIGEEGFAVFFSFKEIQEVPWILETPGGNEEHAEDIKKVFEIIEKFGIEVD
- a CDS encoding MazG nucleotide pyrophosphohydrolase domain-containing protein; this translates as MVERLLEIIERSLRKCPWLEKQSIETLLEALASEIEEVAEAVKKNDLVNLEEEIGDLIYDALLVAAVAQRDYGIDLESAIQKVVEKISHRKPWLFWEEKISLEEAEKIWKERKKKI
- a CDS encoding RNA-guided endonuclease InsQ/TnpB family protein; translated protein: MSRRVIRTYKLAVPGHLSQTCEELNRTAARIYNKTMSLVRKIHRKKGFWLSWPTADKYILRWAENIKIHVHSKQTFVQLYFQALKGYFKAAKKNQDAKPPHKKKRYLPFIWKESAVKLLPDGTLRLSLGKEREPFVVQTPLKPPLRIKQARLVFEDGYYLHLAIEVEIEEKNAGSGVMAVDLGVLRPITCFDGKEVISYHGGVLSSVLRYRNKRLASFQSAIAECKKGSRRYNKLVRAKKRVLRRLRNQINDIMHKITSSFIGLCLRKQIRTIVIGDVTGIRERADYSDNANQKIHQWQFRKLIEMIRYKAEQFGIEVELISEANTSKTCPVCGAKNKPNGRRYHCKACGFEYHRDGVGAINIWKRYPGTGQVVAGLAPVRGVRFHPHLCGHGASLAPWKVA
- the tnpA gene encoding IS200/IS605 family transposase produces the protein MHIKKTRWSHYNLNYHFVWIPKYRRKILVGSIAEELERILRNTAKQHGIEILALSIQPDHVHLFVSAPPRFSPAEIANLFKGVSARKLLEKFPELRTKEGLWARSYYVGTAGNASEETIRRYIEECQDV
- the mds gene encoding GDP-mannose:di-myo-inositol-1,3'-phosphate beta-1,2-mannosyltransferase, whose amino-acid sequence is MKIGFLSRWGATCGVGMHAEILAREFIRMGHEVVVFAPTEESASKEVKYYKRTEAQDPEFVKREIYTEVDNVTEEGWVKEEEILKENLDLLIIETFWRVPVKPLTRLIEKLKIPVISVFHEANIFKAREVVKLPCDKIVVFDRRFYDEILEFYEIPREKVEVISYPVMKPYDVEPERPVSEDKFLFFSFGRQPVEEYCDFLNALKKLRKRFDNVHYWIIRSDGRVDYEAEWITQWQKRPTVEKLYSYLKGSNVHLLPKGNTPNVVVSSTLYQIIASETPIVIRDSRFVETIETDAYGFGPIVKYRNIHDLVHKLELLMLDREQVEDIKKEVRVFVEKYGGDKIAQEFLDLAKTITK
- a CDS encoding diacylglycerol/lipid kinase family protein translates to MVFLIYNPAAGGGRAGKIWDRVEDLLKKHGIDHKVAFTKRPGRAMEISKKAFKEGYRRIAAFGGDGTVNEVVNGIFLNGYDLREVVFGWIPFGSGKDWARTIGVSLEIEEAIKTLKDGKEFVQDLGVGEYEKASGEIEKRAFVNVAGLFFDGFVTYRTNLLKRKNRVSYFSRIFSSIIEYDPPTARIQIDEKVWEKRVFSMNVGICKYNGGGMNQLPHAVPDDGLLAVTVINDIGKLRILANLHRVFNGKLLEHPGVEGYQAKKVVVEFQRDEPVEFDGESFWAKKIFFSIIPGVIRVLVKK